The DNA sequence GGTGATAGACGGGCACGCCCACCGCGGGCGTGAAGTCGAGCCCGAAGTACTCACCCGCCAGCCAGAACATCCCCTCGCGCAGCTTCTCCAACTGGAGGTAGGGCCGAATCTCGGCCTCGTTCAGGTCGTACTTCGCCTTGCGCACCTTCTCCGCGTAGTAGCGGTAGTCCCACGGGGCGATGGGCTCCTTCTGGCCCGAGCGCTCGGCGATGGCGCGCATGTCCGCCACCTCTTCATGGACCCGCGCCACGGCGGGCTTCCACATCGTCTCCATCAGGTCGAGGGCCTTCTCGGGAGTCTTCACCATCGTCGGCGCGAGCTGCCGATGCGCGAAGGTCGGGTAGCCCATGAGCCGCGCCTGCTCGGCGCGCAGCGCGAGGATCTCGGTGATGAGCGCGTTGTTGTCGTGCGCGTCGCCGTGGTCACCCCGGTCGTTGTACGCGCGCCAGACCTTCTCGCGCAGGTCGCGGCGGTCCGAGTACGTGAGGAAGTCCGCCACCGCGGAGCGCGTGTTGGCCACGAGCCAGTGGCCCGGCTGCCCATGGGACTCGGCCTCGGCCGCCAGCGCCTTGCGGACCGACTCCGGCAGCCCGGCGAGGTCCTCCTCGTGGTCGAGCACCACGGGCTGCGCCTCGTCCGCGACCATGTTCTGGGTGAACGTGGTGAAGAGCTGCGCGCGGCGCTGGTTGATGGCGGCCAACCGCTGTCCGCTCGCCGCGTCGAGCAGGGCGCCCGAGTCCACGAAGTCCCGGTAGTAGTCATCGACGAGCCGCTGCTGCTCCGGCGACAGCTTCGTTTTGGTCGCGGAGTCGTAGACCGCCTTCACGCGAGCGAACAGCTTCGCGTTTCGCGACGGCTCATCCCAGAACGCCGAGAGCTTCGGCGCCATCTCCCGCTCCACCGCCTGGAACTCCGGTGTGCCCATGAACGAGGACCACGCATTGTAGACGCGGTACACGCGGCTGAACGCCCGGCCCGAGTCCTCCAGCGGCACGAGGGTGTTCTCGAACGTGGGCGGCTCGGTCGAGTTCGCGATGGCGTCCACCTCGCGGCGGTTCTCGTCCATCGCCACCTCGAACGCGGGGCGGAACAGCTCCATCTTCACGCGGTCGAAGGGAGGCACCCCGCCCTGAGGCCCCGTCCAGGGCGCCAGCAGAGGGTTCGTCTCGGCCCGCGCGCTCAGCCCCAGCCCCAGCACCCAAAGACAGACGATTCTGTGGAAGGTCATGTCGGCAGAATAGAAAGTGATATTGTTTTGCTTCCATCGAATTGAATTCGGCAAGGAGCCCCGAGTGAGCACGCTGGACCGAATCGATCGTGAAATTCTGGCCGCCCTCCAGAACAATGCGCGGCTGTCCAACAAGGAGCTGGCGGCGCAGGTGGGCCTGGCCCCCTCGTCGTGCCTCACGCGCGTGCGGCGCCTGGAGACGGAGGGCGTCATCTCCGCGTACCGCGCGGACCTGGATGCGCGGAAGCTGGGGCTGGGGCTCCAGGCTCTCATCGCCGTGCAGCTCCGCCTCCACGTGGGCGAGGCGTTCGGCAGCATCGGGGACCACCTGCGCTCGCTGCCGGAGACCGTGGCCGTCTACTGCCTCGGCGGGACGACGGACTTCCTCGTGCACGTGGTGTGTCGAGATACCGAGCACCTGCGCATCCTGACCATCCAGTCCTTCACCAGTCGGCCCGAGGTGAGCCGCATCGAGACCTCGCTGGTGTTCTCGTTCTCGCGCTCGGGCCTGCCGGTGGAGCGCGGGGGCTGAGCCTGCCCGTTCAGCGCCGCGAGGGCTTCTCGGGCGCCTGGGGGAACAGCCGCTCCGCCATGTGACTCACGAAGGCCCGCACCTTGGGCGAGGGGTGGCGGCTGGCGGGCCAGAGGATGCGGTACGTGCCCACGTCCCGCGTGAAGTCCTCCAGGACCGAGACGAGCGTGCCCGCTCGGAGCTGGTCGCTCACGTTGTAGAGGGGCACGCACGTGACGCCGAGGCCCTGCTCCGCCATGAAGATCAACGGGTCGATGGTGGTCGCCACGATGGTCATGGGCAGCTCCAGCTCGAGCCGGGTGCGCCCTCGCTTCAGGGGCCAGCGCGCCAGCTTGCCCGTGGAGGGGAAGCGGTGGAGCAGGCACGCGTGGGACTTGAGGTCCTCGGGCGTGCGCGGGGTGCCGTGCCGCGCGAAGTACTCCGGCGTCCCGACGACGCGATAGCCGAAGCTCCCCAGCGTGCGCATCATCAAGCGCGAGTCATCCGTGCCGCCGCTGCGGATGACGGCGTCGAAGCCCTCTTCGATGACGTCCACCAGGCGGTCCGTGAAGTCGAGCTCCAGCTCGATGTCCGGATAGGCGCGCATGAACTGCGTGATGGCGGACAGCATCAGCGTGCCCGCCAGGGGCAGGCTGACGCGCAGCTTGCCGCGTGGCGCGGCGGTGGCCTGGGCCAGCTCCAGCTCGGCGGCCTCTATTTCACCGAAGATGCGCCGGCACCGGTCGAGGAACAGCGCGCCCTCCGCGGTCAGCGTGATGCTGCGCGTGCTGCGATGGAAGAGGCGCACGCCCAGGCGCTCCTCCAGCCGCGCCACCGCCTTGCCCACCGCCGAGGACGACACCCCCAGCTTGCGCCCCGCGACCGTGAAGCTCCGCGCATCCGCCACCTGAACGAAGGCGCTCAGCGCGCCGAGGCTGTCCATTCCCTGAACTCCATTGTGGACATTCCTGTCCGATGTATTCGGAACCTTAATCGGATTCTCCAAAATGGGTGGGGCCTTAGGTTGTGTCGCGGCGGTCCTCCTTGGCCGCGCCTTCCTCGTGGAGTCATCCGTGCATCCTTCATCCGAGCGCTTTCCCTGGTCCGGGCTGCTGGCCCTGGCGATGGCGGGCTTCATCGTCATCCTCACCGAGGCCCTGCCCGCGGGCCTGCTCCCCCTCATGAGCGCGGACCTCGGCGTCCCCGAGTCCCTGGTGGGGCAGCTCGTCACGTCCTACGCGCTGGGCTCGCTGGTGACGGCCATCCCCGTGACGGCCGCGACCTCGGGCTGGCGGCGCCGGCCCCTGCTGCTCCTGGTCCTCGTGGGCTTCATCGTCGTGAACACCGCCACGGCGCTGTCGAGAATCTTCGTCCTGACGCTCGTCACGCGGTTCGTCGCGGGCATGTTCGCGGGGCTCCTGTGGGCGCTGCTCGCGGGCTATGCGAGCCGAATGGTGGCCGAGCACCTGCGAGGCCGGGCCATCGCGGTGGCCATGGTGGGCGCGCCCATCGCGCTGTCGATGGGCATCCCCGCCGGAACGTTCCTGGGCTCGGTGATGGGGTGGCGCTCCACCTTCGGTGTCATGAGCGCGCTCACCGTGGGGCTCCTGGTCTGGGTGTTGAGCTCGGTCCCCGACTTCGCGGGGCAGACCTCCGAGACGCGTCTGTCCTTGCGCCGGGTGGCGGCCACGCCCGGGCTGAAGTCCGTACTCTTCGTCACCTTCAGCTTCGTGCTCGCGCACAACATGCTCTACACATACATCGCTCCGTTCCTGGCCCCCTCCGGGCTCGCGGGGCGGGTGGACGCCGTCCTGTTTGTCTTTGGCCTCGCGGGCCTGGTGGGCATCTGGGGCGTGGGCGTGCTGATTGATCGCTGGCTGCGGGCGCTCGTGCTGGGGAGCACCGTGCTCTTCCTCGGCGCGGCCGTGTCGCTGGGCGTGAGCGGGGCCGTGGCGGTGGTGGCCTATGTCGCGGTGGCGGTGTGGGGGCTCGCGTTCGGCGGCGCCGCGACGTTGTTCCAGACGGCCTCGGCGAACACGGCGGGCAGCGCCTCGGACGTGGCGCAGTCCATGGTGGTCACGGTGTGGGGGATGGCCATGGCGGGAGGTGGACTCGTGGGCGGTGTGCTGATGGAGACCCTCGGCGTGGCGTCCCTCTCCTGGGGCGTGAGCCTGCTCCTGGTGTCCACGCTGCTCGTGACCTGGCAGGCCCGCGCCCACGGCTTCCCCGCCGCGTCGCGAGGGTGAGCGCGCCGCGCGCGGAGGGGCGTGTCACGGGGCCGCGAATTCGACCAGGATGGCGCGATGGTTCGAGCGGCCTTCGTTCAGGAGTACGGCCAGGGGCGCATGGAGTCCGAGATGCGCGCCGTGCTCGACGTCCTCCGTGCGCGGGGTGTGCCCGTCGAGCCGTTCCTGGCCAAGCGGCTGGAGCGCCGACAGCTCCCCGTGTCGCGGGACACGTTGGTCGCGGGTGACGTGCCCACCGTGCTGGGCGCGTTGAAGCTCCTGGGCATCGAGCCACCGCCCACCTGCGACTATCCCCCCAGCCTCGCGGCCCTGCTGCACCGACGCGTGTGGCCGAGCACCGTGCGGCAACTGAAGGCCCTGGTGCTTCAAGGCGCCACGGGGCCTGTCTTCGCCAAGCCGGGTGAGCGGCGCAAGCGCTTCACGGGGCACGTCTTCCGCGACGTGGACGACCTGCTCGCGCTGGAGCACGCCTCGGCGAGCACGCCGCTGTGGTGCTCCGAGGTCGTCCAGTGGCAGAGCGAGTTCCGCGTGTTCGTCCTCCGCGGCGCCATCGTGGGGGTGCGCCACTACGCGGGAGACCCCTCGGTGCGGCTGGACGAGGCGCGCGTGACGGAGGCCGTCGCGACCCTGGAGGCGGCGGGGGAGGGCACGGCGGGGTACGCGGTCGACTTCGGTGTTCTCTCCACCGGTGAGACGGCGCTGGTGGAGTGGAACGATGGGTTCTCGCTCGGGGCCTATGGGCTGCCGCCGGAGGAGTACACCCAGCTCACGGTCGCGCGGTGGTGCGAGCTGACGGGTGTCTGACGCCGCGCGGGCGTGAAGGGATAGGCTGCGGCGCGTGGACCTCTTCCAGAACCGCATCTGGCTTCGCGAGGCACGCCGCCGCGCCCTGCATGCCTCGGGCTTTGGCTACTTCCGCGCGTGGATGAAGGGCGTGGTGACGTTGGAGGCCCTGCGCTCGGTGCAGGACCTCGAGCCGCTGGATGTCCTCATCTCCTTCGGTCGGTATGCGCGGGCGCTCGCGCTGTTGCGACGCGCGGGGCCGGACGTGCCCTTCGAGGAGCGCATCGTGCGCGAGGCGGCCTGTCTCTGCTTGCTCGGGCAGGGGGCCGAGGCGCGGGATACCCTGGGGCGATTGCCGCGCCCGTGGGGCCTCGCGGCGAGCTGGCTTGCGCGACTGCGAGGCTGGGACGACTTCGGCTCGGAGGACTTCGCGTGGTTGCTCGCCGCGCGCTTCGCGGTCCGATGGCCTCCGGTGACGGAGGCTCGGCTCGCGGCGTGGCGCCGCGCCAACGTGTTGTCCGCGTGGGATGACGCGCCCCCGTCCGCCGCGTGGCAAGCGCGCTACTTCCCTCACGCGCCGGAGGTGGCGCTGTGGGCCGCGCTCCAGGAGGTCCGTGAGGGCCGGGCGGAGTGGGGCACCGTGGTGCCCGCGCTGGAGCTGGCCACGCGCGCCTGGCCGGAGCTGTGGAGCGTCCTCGTGATGGACCCGTGGTTCCAGCCCTTCGTCACGCCTCCTCGGCCGTTGCCGCCCGCGTTGCCCGCGCCGCTCCTGGAGACGCTGGGGCCGTGGCAGCTCGTGTCCGTGACGCCCGTTCGAGACGACGGCGGGGTGGGCATCCCCTTGGGACCGGACTGCCCGGAGCCGGCGGACTTCGAGGGGCACGGCCTGTTCACGCTGGAGGATGCCCAGGGGCCGCTGGACGCGCTCGATGCTCGTGCGCGGGTGCCGCCCTGTCAGCTCATGCTGGGGCGGCACCCCGACCGCTTCGAGGGGCGCTACGACGAGGACGTGCTCGGCCCGCTGCGCGCGTTGGCGCCTCGGGCCGAGCCCTCCTGGTTCTTCATCCAGGACCTCCAGCACGACTTCGCGGATGAGCTGGTGCTGGGGCAGGGCCGGTATGGCTTCCGTCGCTGGCCGCTCGACGGGGAGGACCTCCCGGCCCTCCTGCGGCGCTTGGCGCGCGAGCCCGAATCACGCTTCCTGTCTCCGGAGTTCCAAGCGCGACTCCGGAGCCTGGACTGACACGGCGACGCGCGCTCAGAGGTACTCGTCCAACCAGTCGAACATGCGCTGGTTGGCCACGGCCGAGGCACCCTCCTGGCAGTGCAGGAGCCCCGTGTCCTCCTCGGTGAACAGCAGGTAGTCCTTGGGGCACGTCAGGGCGTCGAAGAGCTGCTTGGCCTGTCCACGCGAGAAGGCCTCGGCGGTGCCGTCCATCACGAGCGTGCGGCAGCGGATGCGGTCCACGACGGGGACGTTGGTGAAGTCCCGCAGCTTGAAGAGCAGCTCCGACGGCTTGCTGGCGCCGTGCTTGTTCATCGAGTCCCGCATGTACCAGCGGTACAGGAACACCGCGTCCATGAGCTGCGCCATCTGCGCGTCGAACGCGGCGGGGTCGGTGTCGAGCAGGGGCAGCAGGTCCGGGAACAGCTCGCCGAACTGCGTGAACATCGCCTGACCCCAGTTGAGGACGCCGGGGTTGGGGATGAGGATCTTGATGCGCCGCTCGAAGGCCGCCGCGCGGGGAACGAGCGCGCCGCCCATGCTCCAGCCCAGCAGCGCGATGCGCCGAGGGTCCACTCCCGCGATGCGCACGGCGAAGTCGATGACGGGCGTGATGACCTTCTCCCAGTCCGGGCGGAAGGGCAGGCCCAGCTCGCGGATGGCCATGCCCTGGCCGGGCGCATGGACAATCAAGCAGTGGTAGCCGCGCGCCAGCGCCGCGTCGATGACGTACTTGGACTCCTCGGGCCACGCGTCCCGTCCCTGCTGGAACACGAGCAGCGGCGCGAGGGCGTGCGCGCACGGCGAGCGGAAGAAGTAGCCGGGCAGCTTGGTGCCCTCGTACGGAATGCGCACCGCCACCGCCGGCAGCTTCAAGAGCGCGATGGCCTTGTTGTACGCCTCCACCGCCTTGCGCCCCGTCTCCACCACGCTGGGGTGGCTGGGCTCCGGGTGGTGGATGAGCGCGGCCCGGTAGTAGTTGGCGGCGCGCAGGTACGCCTGCCCGGCGCTCAGCGGGTGCCGGCCCGCGAGGCTCGCGTCGCCCATGGAGCGGATGCGGTCCGCGGTGCTCACCCACTCCGTGGGCCAGCTCCAGTCATCTCCCGCGTTGATGCGATGGGCCGTGTCGAGCACCTCGCCCACGTCCGCCTGCGCGCTGTACGTCGCGGCCAGGAAGTGGAGGAGCTGGCTCTCCATGATGGGGTCCTCCAGCAATCCCAGCTCATACCAGGGCCGCGATGACGGGTCGGGCGCGTCGGCCGTGGGCTGGGAGGGCGCGGCGCTGGCGGGCGCGCCTCGCAGCAGCGCGAGCCCACCGGTGATGCCCAGGCCCGCGTGGAGCAGGGAACGGCGATTCATCGAGATACCCATGTGCTTCAACCTCCGACCACGGATGTTGGATTGTCAGGCACAAGCCATGTCTGTCTTGTGGCCGCTGACTCGAAAACCGCGCGCGCTCACTTGTGTCACCGGTGGCTTCGCGGCTGAGTCGGAAATGCCAGACAATCAAATGTCTTGGATTGTTCGTGCAAAAGCATGCCCGAGCCGGGCCCGGCCTCGCTCGCGCACGTCTGGGTTCAATCAGTTGATTTAATCATGTGGTTGAGGTGGTGGGATGTCAAGGCCGGGACGGGAGCATGGACTGGCCAACAGTCCGGCGGCGCGCGAGGGGAGGCGGGGGAAGGGAAAGGTCTAGCGTCCCGACTTCGCGGGTCAGGTTCTGGCCTGGCGTCAACCGGAGGGAGGGAATCCATGAGGGTGTCTGGGAGCCGTTCGGCCGCATTGACCGTCGTGGCGTGCCTGGGGTTGTGGGCGGGAGGGGCCGCAGCGCAAGAGGTCTCTCCGAGGGGGAAGACGAGCTACATGCCCGTGGACCAGACCGAGCCGTTCTCGGAGGTCATGGCGCGCATGAAGGCGGACAAGCCCAAGGTGGAGGCGCGCCACCAGCAGCTGCTCGTGCAGCGCTACGACCTGGGGAACAAGCCCGCCTCGGGCGTCACGATGTCGCGAGGCAAGCCGGTGCAAGAGGGCGTGCGGGTGAAGCTGCCATCGGGCGTCACGTGGGACTCGCTCGCGGCGATGAGCCCCGAGGCCATCCGGGACAAGGGCATCTTCCCGCCCGGGCTGATGCCCCTGCCGCATCCGAACCATCCGGAAGGCGGCATGCTCTTCCCCAAGTTCCACATCAACGAAATCAAGCAGCAGGAGGGCCGCGACCTCACGCGCTTCGACCTGGACTTCGACCTGCCAGACCACTTCCTGCCGGAGTTCCCGCCGCCCATCTTCCTCACCACGCGGCCGGACCTGGGGGACGTCTCGCAGGGCAAGCTCGTGACCCTCATGAACGTTCAGGATCTGTTCAATGGCATCCTGAATCCCAAACAGCTGGAGGGGCTCCGGCTGCTCGTCACGCCCTTTCCCCAGCAGCAGTTCAACCAGACGGCGGACCGCCGCTCGGAGCTGCCCAGCCGGGGCGTGTCGTGCTTCGACTGTCACGTGAATGGGCATACCAACGGGGCCACGCACCTGGTGGGAGACATCCGCCCGCAGGAGTTCCGGCACCGCATCGAGACGCCCACGCTGCGCGGGGTGAACATCCAGCGGCTGTTCGGCTCGCAGCGCGCGCTGAAGACGGTGGAGGACTTCACCGAGTTCGAGCAGCGCGCGGCCTACTTCGACGGCGACCCGGTCATCGCCACGAAGAAGGGCGTCAACATCCTGGAGCGCGGCAGCCAGGTGCACTTCATGGCCGAGGTGGAGGAGCTCTTCGACTTCCCGCCCGCGCCCAAGCTGCGCTTCGACGGGAAGTTGGATCCGAAGAAGGCCACGCCCGCGGAGGCGCGAGGCCAGGAGCTGTTCTTCGGCAAGGCGCAGTGCTCCGTGTGCCACACGGCGCCGTATTACACCGACAACCTGATGCACAACCTCCGGGCCGAGCGCTTCTACAAGCCCGTGCTCATCAACGGCGAGGTGATGGGCGCCGACGGCCCCATCAAGACGTTCCCGCTGCGCGGCATCCGCGACTCGCCGCCCTATCTGCATGATGGCCGCCTGCTGACGCTGGAGGACACGGTCGAGTTCTTCAACCTCATCCTGGAGACGCGCCTGACGGCGCAGGAGAAGAAGGACCTGGTGGCGTTCATGCGCGTGCTGTGAGAGCGGGCACGCCTCCGCGCATCGCGCCGGTTGTCGCTGCCGGCGCGGTGCTGCTAGGGGGAGAGAACACCCGCGCGGCCATCCCGTGCCGTGCCTTGCCTGTTGGGACATACTCGTGGCTCACCCGCTCTTCGATGCCGTGGTCCGTGGCGATGTCGCCGCGGTCCGAACGTTGGCCGCTTCCTCCGTGGGAACCCCGCTGGTGGACGAGTTCGGTCGTCCGCCGCTCAGCGTGGCCTGCGCTCGCGCCGGAGAGGTGTCCCTGGACGTGGTGCAGGCGCTGCTCGACGCCGGGGCGGATCTCCACGCCGTGCAGGGCAAGGCCAGCGACGAAGAGGCGGGCTGGACGGCGCTGCACCAGGCGTGTCTGCGGGGCACCTTCCCGTCGGCCATCGAGGTGGTGCGGTTGCTCCTGGAGCGCGGCGCGAACCCTCGCGGGAGCGGGAGCGACGGTGGCTTCACGCCGCTCTACTTCGCGCTGACCACCCATCACCTCGGTATCGCCGAGGCGCTCTTGAAGGCGGGCGCGTCCGCCAGCGCGCCGCTGAAGACCGGCACCCCGCTGCACCATGTGGCCGCGCTGTTCCGCGACCGCAAGAAGGGGGAGTACGAGGAGGACGAACTCGAGTCGATGGCCACGGACGCCGTCCAGCTCCTCCTGGCTCACGGCGCGGACGTCCAGGCGCGGGATGCTCAGGGAGAGTCGCCGCTGGCCAAGGCGCTGCTGTACCGCCTGCCCGCAGAGGCCATCCTCGCACTCCTCAAGGCGGGCGCTCCCCTGGATGACCGGGTGGATCTGGGCACGCCGCCGGAGGTCCTGCGCTGCTCGACACCGGCCATGGCCATCGGTCTGGGCCAGCCGCCGGCGGTGCTCGCGGCCATGCTGGAGCGCGGCTTGGACACGTCGCCCTCGACGGAGCCCGAGGGTCAGAACCTGCTGCACTTCGCGGCGATGAAGCGCTTCGATGCGGTGGACCTCATCCTCAATTCACGGCCGAAGCAGGACGTCGATGCGCGCGACGAGAGCGGCGCCACCGCGCTGTTCCTCGCGGCTTGGACGGGGAAGCTCAAGAGCGTCGAGGCCCTGCTGGCGCGCGGCGCGAACCCGGACCTGCCGGACTCAGGGGGCAACACCCCGCTGCACACGGCGGCGCGCAATGGTCATGACGACGTGGTCGCGGCGCTGCTCGCGGGCGGCGCCAACCCCCGCTTGCTCAACCAGGCGAAGGAGTCGCCGGCGGACCGGGCTCGGAAGCAGGGCCACGCGGCCCTCGCCGCGAAGCTCAGCTGAGTTCGGCGCGCAGCCAGGCCTTGAACGCGGTCACATCCTCGCGCGCCGTCAGCGGGCGAGGGTGGACCACCCAGTAGCCGAAGTCATTCGGCACGGTCTGCTCGAAGGGTTGGATCAGCCGTCCGGCCCGCAGGTCCTCCGAGGCGAGCGTGAGGCGGCCCAGGGCCACGCCCAGGCCCGCCTTCGCCGCCTGGAGCACGAGGCTCGCGTCGTCGAAGCTCAGCCCCGGACGGACCTCCACTCCCTCCGCGCCCGCGGCATCCAGCCAGCGTCGCCAGCCATCCTTCGGGGTGTCGTGCAGGAGCGGCAGCCGCGCGAGGTCCGCGGGCTTGCGCAGGCGACGCGCGAGCGCGGGGCTGCACAGCGGGCTCAGCGTCTCCTGTGACAACAGCTCGGCCTTGAGGCCCGTCCATCGGCCCAGGCCGGAGCGGATGCCCAGGTCGAACCGCTCGTCGAGGAAGTCCCACAGCTCGGCGGAGCTGCTCACGTGCAGCGTGAAGTCGGGGTGGGCGCGGCGGAAGGACTCCAATCGCGGCAGCAGCCAGCAGGTCGCGAAGGAGGGCAGGACGGTGAGGCGCAGCGGGCCTTGCTCCCGTTCGTGGAGGCGCGCGGTCGCCTCGGACATGCGATCGAACGCGGGGGTCAGCTCGCGCAGGTACGCCGCGCCTCGGGCGGTGAGGCGCAGGGCGTGGCCGCGCCGCTCGAACAGCGTCACGCCGAGCCAGTCCTCCAACTGCCGCACCTGATGGCTGATGGCGGCCTGGGTGACGCACAGCTCGGCGGCGGCACGCGTGAAGCTCAGGTGCCGCGCTCCCGCCTCGAAGGCTCGGAGCGCGCCGAGTGGTGGCATGCGGCGCATGGTCGATGAACCCCGTTTATCGAGCGCGCGAGGATAGCTCGCTGGGGCTCCGCTCCGAAATGAGGTCTGTCTCTCGCGACGAAACGACGCACGTGCGCCGAGGGTACGCGGACATGATCTCCCCCGAAGTCTGGTTGCTGTTCATGGGCTACACGGTCCCCATGGTGTTCAGTCCCGGTCCGGGCAACACCGTGCTCGCCACGGCGGGCGGGCGCTTCGGCGTCCGGGGGACCTTGGCATTCTGGCTGGGCTTCGAGGTCGCCAACGTCGCCCTCTGCATCCTCTACGGCCTGGGGCTGGGGCGCGTGCTCCACGCGGTGCCGTGGCTGTACCCGGTGCTGCACTGGGGCGGCGTGGTGTACCTGCTGTATCTGGCGTGGGGCTTCTTCCGCTCCTCGGCGGCGCCGGCCGAGGAGCGCGAGGCGCTCGGTCCACCGGGCTTCGGTGAGGGGCTGCTCGCGGTGGCGCTCAACCCCAAGATCCACTCGATGGTCCTGGTGATGTTCTCGCAGTTCCTGGACCCGGCGCAGTCGCTGGGCGCTCAGGTGGCTCAGCTCACGGTGGCGTTCCTGGTCGTCTGCGTGGTGTGCCACTTCCCGTGGATCTACGGCGGGAAGCTCATCCTGGGGCGCTTCCATGGCGAGCGCGCCGTTCGCATCCAGGGCTGGACGTTCGGCGCGTGCATGCTGGCGGTCGCGGGCTACGTGGCGCTCGCG is a window from the Myxococcaceae bacterium JPH2 genome containing:
- a CDS encoding LysE family translocator, with translation MISPEVWLLFMGYTVPMVFSPGPGNTVLATAGGRFGVRGTLAFWLGFEVANVALCILYGLGLGRVLHAVPWLYPVLHWGGVVYLLYLAWGFFRSSAAPAEEREALGPPGFGEGLLAVALNPKIHSMVLVMFSQFLDPAQSLGAQVAQLTVAFLVVCVVCHFPWIYGGKLILGRFHGERAVRIQGWTFGACMLAVAGYVALA